The sequence GACTTCTGCAAAGAAATCCAACCTAGTACTGATTTTTCTGTTCCACAAATAAACTGTTCACCATGTGGTCAAGGCAGGGAACCGAGTCCAGCTTGCCGCTGTGTGTATCCAATTACAGGAAAACTCATCTTCAGGTCTCCTTCCTTCTCAGGTTTTTCCAATAACACCAACTTCATAATGCTCCATCAGGGGATAGCAGATTTCTTTAGGGACCCCAGTTATCAAGTGGACTCCGTGGCCATCAGAAACTTTAGAGAGACTGCAACTGGTCATCAGCTTCTAGTAGACCTCTTGTTATTTCCATTGGACAAGGAGAGCTTTAATCAGACAGAAATGAATAGTGCTATTTCTGCGTTTAGCACTCATACATATGACCCTCCTGAAATATTTGGGCCTTACATTTTCAGAGCTGATCAGTACCGTCCGTTTTCTGGTATTATTGAAAAAGACAACACCACACAATCTAACCGGATATAAATCTGGTTTACTCATCTACTCTGATTTTTGACCCACATGTAGGAGGTTCCATTTCAACAAACACGGGCATTGTCATCGGAGCAGTAGTTGGTGCCGTGGTTCTTGTAATGTTGTTAACCATAGCTGGGATTTACGGTCTTAGGCAGAAGAAGAGAGCAGAGAAAGCCACTGGTCAAAATAATCCTTTTGGTAAGAATAAATGGTTTTACTTTTACAAAACACTTTTCTACGATTGTTGAAAATAATGACAATGTTTCTTGCAGCCAAATGGAATCAGAGTACAAGCAGTGTCGATGCTCCG is a genomic window of Brassica oleracea var. oleracea cultivar TO1000 unplaced genomic scaffold, BOL UnpScaffold05020, whole genome shotgun sequence containing:
- the LOC106322021 gene encoding probable leucine-rich repeat receptor-like protein kinase At5g49770, whose amino-acid sequence is MLHQGIADFFRDPSYQVDSVAIRNFRETATGHQLLVDLLLFPLDKESFNQTEMNSAISAFSTHTYDPPEIFGPYIFRADQYRPFSGGSISTNTGIVIGAVVGAVVLVMLLTIAGIYGLRQKKRAEKATGQNNPFAKWNQSTSSVDAPQLTGAKAFTFEELRKCTDNFSEANDVGGGGYGK